The window CCTCTGTTCGCGGAGGGGCTTTTTAATGGGAAAAAGTGAAAATGGTGCCAGGCACCAAAACTATTCGGAAGATTCTGGTTTATTTGCGTGCCTGGCATAAAAAATGAGAGGTGGATACAAGTTGTTACATCAATTTTCGAGAAATGAATTAGCTATCGGGACCGAAGGAGTCCGGCGCATGAAAGAAACGACCGTCGCCATTCTCGGTGTCGGCGGAGTTGGCTCGTTTGCCGCCGAAGCCTGTGCTAGGAGTGGGATCGGCCGGATTATCCTCGTCGATAAAGATGATGTCGATATTACGAATGTCAATCGCCAGCTCGTTGCTTACCTTTCCACAGTTGGCCGTTCCAAGTCAGAAGTTATGAAGGAACGAATCGCCGATATTAATCCGGAGTGCGAAGTGATTGACCTTCATATGTTTTACACGGAAGAGACGGCAGACGAGTTTTTCAGCTATAAGCCGGACTATGTCATTGACGCCTCCGATACGATCAGCTATAAAATCCACCTCATTACCCAATGTGTGGCGCGTGGAGTTAAAATCATTTCCAGTATGGGCGCTGCGAACAAATTGGATCCGACCCGTTTCCGGATTGCGGATATTTCCAAGACTCATACCGATCCGATTGCCAAAGTGATCCGGCTTAAATTGCGGAAGGCCGGTATCCGAAAAGGGGTTCCTGTCGTGTTTTCGGATGAAAGTCCGATTGTCGTCCGCGAAGACGTCGTTCAAACGGTCGGAAAGCCGGATGCAGCCATTCGGAAAGCAAAAATGCCGCCTGCTTCCAATGCGTTCGTTCCATCGGTTGCCGGCCTTGTCTGCGCGAGCTGGGTTATGAATGATATCGTGAAAGATCTTCATATTGAGCGTGTGAAAGATAAAGCATAAATAATATTATTATGTAAACCTTGCATATAAAACGTGAGGGACTCTATTCATGTCATTGAGGAAGGCTCTTGACAATTCCAACTTCTGATGTATGATGTAGTAAAATAAAGAATAGTCCAGCAGCAATGCTGAGAAGAACGAAGACGAAGGGCTAGTATGTGGACAAATGGCGTGTCAGAGAGCGGGATTTATGAGCTGGAAGATTCCGTCACTGCCAATCTGCAGAACCTGCCTTCGGAGTCCTATGCAAAACATAGGCGTGATTCCCGACGTTAACGGGAGCAAGGGGGATGCATCGTTTTGGCGCATCCAATGATGGTGGTACCGCGGAAGTAAAGCTCTTTCGTCCTGATCAATTCAGGACGGATGGGCTTTTTTTATTATTAGATATTATTATTAGGTATATGGTAGGGGATAGTGAGATGAGTAAACAACGGGTTGTCGTAAAAATAGGAAGCAGTTCGTTAACGAATGATAGGGGAGAGATCGATAACACGAAGTTTGATGATCATATCCAAGCTTTGGCGGCGCTGCGCCAGGCGGGACATGAAGTGATCGTTGTCTCGTCAGGTGCTGTAGCGGCAGGCTTTGCGGCGCTCGGATACCCGGCCAGACCGGTTACCCTTAAAGGGCGGCAGGCGGCAGCGGCAGTCGGGCAAAGCCTTCTTGTACAATCCTATATCGAAAAATTCCGGCCTTACAGACTCGTTCCCGCCCAGATTTTATTGACGAGGAGCGATTTCGCCAACCGGGAAAGATACCGGAATGCTTTTGCGACGATGACGGAATTGTTGGAACGGGGAATGATTCCGATCATTAATGAAAATGACACTGTTTCGGTCGATGAGTTGACATTCGGGGACAATGATATGCTGTCTGCGCTCGTGAGCGGGTTCCTTCATGCCGATCAGCTCATCATCTTAACGGATATCAACGGGATCTATAGTGCGAACCCCCGGACGAATCCGCTCGCGCAGCGATACGACATTTTGGATGATATTTCCGAAGCCTTGTTGGCGGGGGCTGATGAAAACGGCTCGAAAGTGGGGACGGGCGGCATGCGGTCGAAATTGCTCGCCGCTAGAACAGCTCATTCCCTCGGAGTTCCGATTTTCATAGGAACCGGCAGCGGTCCGGAAAAATTAATCGAAATACTAGATGGAAAAGGGGATGGGACGTATATCTCCAATCCTGCCAATGCGACAATCAATACAAGTCGGCAATGGATTGCACTCCACTCCGAGTCGGCGGGGAAATTATTCGTCGATCAGGGTGCAGAAGACGCTATCCTTTGCAACGGAAAAAGCTTGCTGCCGGCCGGTGTCTTCAAGGTGAAAGGCACTTTCCAAAAAGGAGATGTCGTTGAAGTGTATGGAGTAGGCGGCTTGCTTGGAAAAGGGGTCGTCACGTATTCATCCGATGAATTGAAGGAAACGATTGAAAAACGGAATCGGGAACGATTGGGGGATGTACTTTCCCCGACAATTGAAGTGATTCATAGGGATCGCTGGGTTCCCCAGATGTAAGGGTTAGTTGAAAAGAATATGGAGGGATAATAATGAGTGCAGTCATAGTAAGCGAAGTTCAATTGAAAGGGAAAGCGGCCAAGGAAGCAAGTTATGTCATGGTCGATGTATCCACGGAAGAAAAGAATAGGGCATTGGAATTGATTGCCGGGCAATTGCTGAAAGACCAGGAACTCTTGCTTGCGGAAAATAAGAAAGATTTGCTGGACGGGCGGGCGGCAGGTTTGACGGATGCTGTCTTGGATCGGATTTTATTGAATGAACAACGTATCCAAGATATGTCGGATGCCATCCGGTTACTAATTGATCTGAAGGATCCGATCGGGGAAACATTGGAGAAGATTACGAAGGAAAACGGGTTGAACATCGAAAAGAAACGGGTTCCTCTTGGAGTGATCGGCATGATCTACGAGGCTCGTCCGAACGTGACTGTCGATGCGGCGACACTTGCATTAAAAACTGGAAACGCAGTGATTTTGCGTGGAAGTTCATCCGCGAAATATTCCAATCAGGCGTTGGTCCGATCGATCCATACGGCCTTGGCACAAAGCGAAATTCCAACGGATGCCATCCAATTGCTGGAGG is drawn from Sporosarcina sp. FSL W7-1349 and contains these coding sequences:
- the proB gene encoding glutamate 5-kinase → MSKQRVVVKIGSSSLTNDRGEIDNTKFDDHIQALAALRQAGHEVIVVSSGAVAAGFAALGYPARPVTLKGRQAAAAVGQSLLVQSYIEKFRPYRLVPAQILLTRSDFANRERYRNAFATMTELLERGMIPIINENDTVSVDELTFGDNDMLSALVSGFLHADQLIILTDINGIYSANPRTNPLAQRYDILDDISEALLAGADENGSKVGTGGMRSKLLAARTAHSLGVPIFIGTGSGPEKLIEILDGKGDGTYISNPANATINTSRQWIALHSESAGKLFVDQGAEDAILCNGKSLLPAGVFKVKGTFQKGDVVEVYGVGGLLGKGVVTYSSDELKETIEKRNRERLGDVLSPTIEVIHRDRWVPQM
- a CDS encoding tRNA threonylcarbamoyladenosine dehydratase; protein product: MLHQFSRNELAIGTEGVRRMKETTVAILGVGGVGSFAAEACARSGIGRIILVDKDDVDITNVNRQLVAYLSTVGRSKSEVMKERIADINPECEVIDLHMFYTEETADEFFSYKPDYVIDASDTISYKIHLITQCVARGVKIISSMGAANKLDPTRFRIADISKTHTDPIAKVIRLKLRKAGIRKGVPVVFSDESPIVVREDVVQTVGKPDAAIRKAKMPPASNAFVPSVAGLVCASWVMNDIVKDLHIERVKDKA